A window of Dysidea avara chromosome 1, odDysAvar1.4, whole genome shotgun sequence genomic DNA:
aagataattaaaatttggtgtgctaAGAGACTACTTGTAAATTGCTCCATATGGTGCAATATTGCTTTTGAATGGCACATGTAATGTAGCTATAAGGTAGGACTGAGTAGCTGACTACAATGGTTCAGTGGTTATAAGGGTTTGGGAGTTATATGTAGAGGATCCTGGTTTGAGCTTGCCAATGTTTTGTCTAGGCCTGAATCAAATGTGCTCAAAATGTTGCCCAAAACTTCAAAGTTCCCGAAATTTTCACCTATAATGCTATTGTGTTCCTTGcgttatgctcctaggttagcaatgttttttacaattatcttggaacaatTTAATCACTGAATGTTctactttatttattattatttattaagcctttacagcacaagttctgaaggtctgtaggacacctggtcctacagcctgtctaaagttgttacagaaagtatgtttgtattagagtatttaactacaaagtaactgttctattatagagtattgatctaaggagctatgtatgatgcatttgagtgctctattgcagattgcagtttccactgactgcttgctctattagggagtatcaatctattttcttGGAGTTaagttccatagtttgaaatattcacctaatatgctagcattatactgGCATAGTACTCCAGCATAATAGTATCATACTTTTATTACGTTGGCATATTTTAACGCAGGCCtaattttgtcaaattttttACACTTATTTTCTATTTGGtgatttttctattagagtattttgaccccagtaattttttttggtttttacttgtaactctgtagctgtcactCTTAAATCACAAAGTGTTTGAGCtgtgatggttaacctatacacacactgattttcaaatTATTTCTGGTTTAAGACAATGAATTTCCCCATCTCAGCTCCCATCTGTAGCCACAATAATGTCACACATTTTAATTGAATTGACAACAATATCAGTGACTTTTCCAGGCTTCCTTAACCCTGAACCTTTGTACAACCACACTGATTGCTACCTTTGGTCAAGATCTTTTCTACCACATCACTGATTTTTTTCTTGCACTGGGGACTGAATGCAGCTATTGAACAACTTAAACAAGTTAGTACTGGAGCAGCCTAAAACCTGCATTCTTGATCATGTGAGCTATATAATTTAACTATGTAGTGTATTGTGAATCCACCTACCCAGTACATATcaggggatgagaaactagtaataAGATTATGTGGTCTAATAGTTGATTATTGAGCACTTCTCATAAACATAATTCTCAATTTTGTGAGCATAACAACCTCACGTCTGTCTAGCAAAACCCTAGATCCATCCTTGTTAGACCTTCACTTGAATTCCTTAAAGTCAATAGCAACCAAATGTATCAAGTCTATGTATACAATATCCCAATAAAGCAGTTCTCCTAACACAACCAtgctaatacagcagtcacatgtatgtattataaTACTAGCACGCACAAATTGAATTTGAAAGATTAATGATGCAGTAAGTATCCATGAAACAAAAGGGAGTCAAAAAAGATTTTAGTAATAAGTACTATTTAGACTACATCATATATCACAGCTCAATTAGAGGTTCAGTAtgtcatttagtcacctacacgcGTTCAAATAGTCACCTGCatgccctcaagcaattttgtgcataataattgtgaccgaTTCTGGGAAAACCGAGCTTGTTGCCTATTATAATATAAAGCATCAAGAAATGCCAGATTTAAGtttttagtgtgttgtagctcaccaatggttgaagctatgtgtaccaaattttcacatgttctACACCAATTTtgtaccttccagagcatccaccgtacaagtagctagtagctaagtttcccaccattttagatagtttttgaacTGAGGTTGGCTGCATCAGGTGAGCTTTAAATGGgttgggaggtgggggcccggAAGGAAGGCcagaggctgttcaaaaaattgaagaggaatgcatagggatgaattaggccaagttatggacATTCCGGTCTtaaaactggcttaaatgaaaggaaattcacagcacagGACACAGGTCTTAGTCAAttccacagagctgtacagccacatatagCCATCCCTGACcatagctccattaaggccccgcACCACACacacggatcgccactgggcttgggaaaagtagccagcaaaagcagaccactcaagtctagctgattctgattgtgaaatttgatagtttattcatgtagctttgtgttcttggtgaaaaagcAAATCTACTGacataggcaataagaccggttttcccagatccagtcacaattactaTTACTAACACAACAATACACTGCAGTACTGAGTTCCCTTTTCATGTCTTACCCCAGCATTGTGTGCATTAATGCTGTACAAGTCAGTTTCTCAGTCAGCTACAGCAGTAAATGGAATAGGCTGGTTAACGTTTGCCATATGAATCACCAAATAGCTATTCCTCTGATATTCTTGACAGTAACAGTTAAACATTTCCATCTTAAACGTTTTTTACTAAAACTGCACATGCATCACTCATCTTGATGTCTTCTCAGGCTGTGTTCTACAAAATAATTCTGTAGGGACGCGccaattattctggcataatgtCAAGCaaaataggtgcctgaaagtattgagcataatgctaacatAATAGGTAGAACACTTGTGCCAGTGCTAGCATAATAGAAAAAATACTTGTGTCATACCGTAATGCAAAATGATTGATATActtttaatacaacagtcagtaaCTTTTAGGAACAATCaggcagttgactgttctattagagtatgtcaatcttTTCTCTGTAttacattttgacaagcaaagaTTTATATTATAGTCTCTACTTTAGCCACTTATTTACCCATGAAGTACACATTTATTAGCAAACAGGgggaactgaggcataaaattaatgttgagtGTAATTTAGGCAAAAggtttgagcactgctcaaaaacataataggtaaaataaaagcataatcaGCAGATCCCTAACCTATAATTGTCAGTTAATAGCAAACTGTAACCACATGTCCGCAGCATTACTCTGGTTACCAGTACCCACCCACCAAAGAATTTTTGTGAGAGCTATAGAAATTTCAGCACAACAAACTAAGGAACTGTTTAGCTGTTTTTTATTACTCTCTCACCATACTTGTGGCATGGCTAGAAAGATACATGTACTACTTTTAAACTATTACAATGCTAATGTAGACACCACAACCAATGGGAACCAAGCACTAAGAGATTTAGTGATCCCTCAGGCTCTTAGTTGTGCCCTCATTGCACTCAGGATGCTACAGCCTCCAGCAATTGGTATTACTTAATCACTTATGTAGTTCCCTTGATCttagtgtctaactattattttaatatactagtgtgGTTTAGCCACTGAAGCTAAAATGAAGTATGTATACATGTTTCAATACTTTATATGCTTCACTGACATTTTTCATGTTATATTATGAAATATATAGAGTGTCAAAGTAAAAATGGTTCTATAAAAATCATACAGAACACaactgttctatattgggcagttatagaacacaaTAACAGACCCACAGTTCTATATAAAGTAGTTACAGAACTACCAGGTAtatttgcaggctaatagcctactttAAGTAATAACTCATTGTGGCTACTCAATCAACCAAGCTAGTCTAGGCTAATAGCACTGTGctgtgctggctgaccagtcaacccaactaACAACTGGTTTTAATTTATATAGTAAATCTGGAAAAATTCGTTGTCAAAAAAATTGTGTCACTGGCTGTATCgacaaaaattaaaatgacGAATTATTTACAACTCTATATACGAATAATTTGCGCATACAGATAGCTACTAACGTACAGTTACTCTGTCAAAAAAAATTTCGTCGATTATGATAGCGACAAAAATATGTTGCGTCGATATTtttaataggtgaaaattttctaCATTggaattttcctgatttacagtagACATACTTGAAGATTTCAATGATGGTTACTTGTgatcagcagcagtgaacgttcttagtaCATTATGGTCACATACATGTCCTAGGAGTATCATGGAAACATGCTTGTTAACTAatacaatcaaaaacttttagTTGTTAAGAAGACAGACTAGACTCATCCTCTTGTTCATCCTAGTCTAATGCAGACACAGTGCCGAATCATCTGACACACTCTCGTTCAttctaattttttttgtgtgtgcctCAAGGTAATGGTTCTCTATTCCAtgcagttaaagcactgcctgaTCTCATGCTATGTGTAAATATATAGCAGCGCTCAAAGGGTGGTCTCGAAATGAAAAttagcactcggctttgcctcatgctattTGTCTCTCACTCACTCTTTTACATGATATAATTATTTGACATAATAGCACTCTCAACAGTGCTTTAACTCTTACATAAAtataaataatatgtaacactttgcaGTGTGGTTTTGTCAAACTGGTATACTGTACTCCTGTGTTTTCTTCACAGAGTAGAATGTATGCACAAGGAAGATATGTTGAAGATCTTGATCTTGACCTGGCCAGCAAATACTATTTTCAGACACAGAGTAATATTAAAGAGGACATCCATTATCGAACTATTTACACCATGTTGTTCTACTTAGAAGTATTGAGCAGTCTGCTTTATGCTTTTCTCTGTTTGACAATATACACATGGATATTTCCAGCTTTTGATAAATCTAAACAAGGTCTTAAAGAGACCATCTCTCCAAAGTTGATCAAATTTACAACACTTGATAAGCTAAAGCATCCACATTATGTTGCAAAAGGTATCACAGCTGCTATAGTAGTCATACCATTGGTTGGTTTTCATTTAATTGCTGTTACAGAATTGTACAGATATCGTCAGAAAGTATTTCAAGAAAAAGATGCTCTGGGACCCTCATCAGTTGCTCTTATTTTTACTTCCAGTGTTACTGTTGTATATTTAATAATATTCTATATTGTATACAAAAGACAAAAATTTAGcttaaagaattatattatgCATTGTTTAACCTCTCTAAGTATTGCTTACTTGGGACACTTTATTCCATTTATTTCACTGGCATTTATCACAGATCCATTGAAGACTGTTCTTATTGTTACTGGTGAAATGTTGGTTGTCATTTGTGTGTACGGCATAGTACTAGTTCTTGTTTACTCTGTTCAGTACAAAAGTCTTAACGTACTTTTGGATGCACTAGGATGGCTTCTTTCTGCAGTGATTCTGATTGCAGCTTTGATAACCGTACTTACACTGTTCAGTATTGGAAATTTTAATGGTTTTGATGATATACAAGAGCTGCTATTTCCTTTGATTGGAACAGTTGGTACAATATTAATAGGTTTTTATTTGAAGCCATCTAGTAAAATGGAAGAAGATTCTGAAGCAGAAAGTAGTGCAGATAAAGAACAAGAAATGTACACTCAGGAAGATGATACTACAGTAGTGTAACAGTaacatgcataattattatagttgaCTTAAATGGTTATTAGGATGTTTGAAGGAATGTGGCAACATGCATTATCATAACATACATGCTGTAactaatgtttttttttgtaaaataaggTATGGCTACTTTTAACATGCTGAGTTGAAATAAATTTATGCTTGGATGTtcattaaggattttggtatTTGGGTGGTAAAATTGGCACTTGAGTACTgttatgatcatgtgatcctttTTATGGTTATATGGTTATCTTTTATGGTTCCATTCGTGGTCCTATGCGTGGTCACATGTTGCCTGAGGACTCACATGCTTACACTTTGATGGTGTTGTTTTGTTGAACATATTTTCATCATTCATGATGTTTTATCTCTCTGTACAATTACCAGACAGTCAAGATAAccacccatataattatgtcattTTCTTTTACAATGTATGGGCAATCTCAGTGAATATTTTTTTGTATGAAAGCAGCCTTTAAGCAGGTGTAGTTGCATATGTACaaattgtacatacatgcacTGTACAAAGTTATTCTGACAGTCATCATAATGTGTACAGGTTGCTCCATTACATACCATGTAGTGTGTAGTTGACAGTACCAGgagcggatccagagtttggaaagggggggggtgcactttgctgaaataagttgaagaccaaaaaaaaggttgCAGCAATAATACctgtcctttaccaaatgtatacaCTAGAAAGTATATGTGagccttattcatagcttcatagttaagctacactgcctcatgaacactgtgactgcattattagagtaattaactgctatattacagtatctcgaccttgtatgcaattttttgtaAAACGGATGAAGGAGGGGAGGGAACATGCCCCCTGTGCCCCCTCCCCCCTGATCTGCCACTGAGTAGAGTATCCataaggccacttattgttatTCAACTTAATTTTATGTCAAGTTACTTTAAACTAATGCCGGTGGGCGGCCCATTATAATCTtacatgcacctgactgttttattagagttagctgAAGCTTTCATTGATTGTTATCTTAACTTTTTGAGACATGAAAGGCCCCTACTGACATTAAGGTTGTCTTCAGCCCATTAACATAGTCTTTCTTTCTCTATGCCTAGCTATTTAAACAAGTTTGTTTATAACTATTACAATCATCAAACATTGAGATGAAGAAATTATGGTGAAAGCTCACAATAATGACCAATTCTAGGTGGCGAGCCTACTGAACCACAGCAATATGGGTGGGGGATCTGaaatataaaaattaaaaatattaataagTGCATGGCCTGTATAATTCATGTGGAATGCTCTACCTTCAAGTTGTATCACCTGATGAGCATGTTCATTTTTGGGTGgtgactacagtggaacctcagttatccagaccccagTTATCAGCTTCTCAGTTAACTGAAATTCAAaaatgactgctccattagataGAGTTGTGACTGTTTATTAGGGTGGTTGAATAATACAGTTATTTTACCAATGTTCTTTATGCTGTTTTAAGACTACCTGTACACAGTTGCAGATATGGATTTTTCACACTTATGAACCACCCTGGTCCCAAAGGGTTCAGATATCTGAGGTTCCTATATTTGCCACTTCAACCCCTGTAGGATAGGTCTCTAATAGTTGAAAGGCTCATTTTTCTGCACAGCTCTAAATTATACAAGgtaaaaatttgagcataatatatatatatatgtaattgtTATACCACGGacacgagtgctttgcctgatatatacgcacaagcacgAGGGCCGCAGGTCTGAgtgcgagtgcgtatatacaggcaaagcatgagtgcccatggtaaaactaatatgttctactttagcatgtagacccacttaattggcaaaatctttagttgctatacccttctcttatatagggaaccaagtaagctgtgattgtgggattgaattttgccaaacaaactgtgattgtgggattcaattttaatacatcaaacagtagtttgattttatttttgctaatatagcaattttaagagactagtgttaattatgttactttaattgctacatttacaaaa
This region includes:
- the LOC136267436 gene encoding uncharacterized protein: MVVRTGLFDGLLMTFVIVVVASLSNAQNTTSTTLEDCHYYPDEVESCISEYETLEAFLRADNEQIATLARSFYRTGKDPTKYIKISYLFQIPSSHLASTNDTCVLIKRNYIWSTSPVFLLGPRALLWLSLFTITVNEDSVTIRLPCLQEAAERVLLSRLTYLSRMYAQGRYVEDLDLDLASKYYFQTQSNIKEDIHYRTIYTMLFYLEVLSSLLYAFLCLTIYTWIFPAFDKSKQGLKETISPKLIKFTTLDKLKHPHYVAKGITAAIVVIPLVGFHLIAVTELYRYRQKVFQEKDALGPSSVALIFTSSVTVVYLIIFYIVYKRQKFSLKNYIMHCLTSLSIAYLGHFIPFISLAFITDPLKTVLIVTGEMLVVICVYGIVLVLVYSVQYKSLNVLLDALGWLLSAVILIAALITVLTLFSIGNFNGFDDIQELLFPLIGTVGTILIGFYLKPSSKMEEDSEAESSADKEQEMYTQEDDTTVV